From the Vanessa cardui chromosome 18, ilVanCard2.1, whole genome shotgun sequence genome, one window contains:
- the LOC124537685 gene encoding uncharacterized protein LOC124537685, whose product MEDENTKDDPNEPSTSKKASQSNNSVDDEYNDNQRINRDMSDSDTYSEASDVEMARAEQELRTNSILKKYVKSSAKKKNTKRLGGRVKKRGRPPAKRQPRKPLKRKSKTTGEKKERDVSVSTIFTRLSSNGFQTPGCDRCGHRCCLRR is encoded by the coding sequence ATGGAAGATGAAAATACGAAAGATGATCCAAACGAGCCTTCCACAAGTAAGAAAGCGAGTCAGAGTAATAACTCCGTCGACGATGAATATAATGATAATCAAAGAATAAATAGAGACATGTCAGATTCTGATACTTATTCAGAAGCAAGTGACGTGGAGATGGCAAGAGCTGAGCAAGAGCTGAGGACAAATTCGATTCtaaagaaatatgttaaaagTAGCGCGAAGAAGAAGAACACGAAACGTTTGGGGGGGAGGGTTAAAAAAAGGGGACGTCCGCCAGCGAAACGTCAACCACGCAAACCACTCAAGCGCAAGTCCAAAACCACAGGTGAAAAGAAAGAGAGGGATGTATCCGTCTCGACTATTTTCACGCGTTTGTCGTCGAATGGATTCCAGACACCTGGGTGTGACCGTTGTGGACATCGTTGTTGTCTAAGAAGGTAG